The following are encoded together in the Streptomyces flavofungini genome:
- a CDS encoding YncE family protein, which yields MTRRTVIKAAGAGTLASGVTVPSGLSAPAAAASRARDTDVLVVVEKSSHAVSFYDVASGRRLDSVELPDYPHEMVVDSERRFAYVGHYGVRMSATVGEGGAAVLAVDLAERALARTIDTRPFNRIHGMGIDGQDRLYALSEEKAVLLGFDNPATDTAPTRAVPTHGVKTHLFSLSRDGERAYVTDLLSHTVSLVRPHDAAVPPLLATPGQLPESSCLSRDEKTLFVGARKSGSLVAVDARTMKVRRSRTVGGDPLRVYTVDDERVLATDIAANTLTLFSADLRPIRSLHLDGTPAAVSFHPTKPRAYVSQLGNNRITVVDLDRLAIVGGFATQLEPDSSVLLPATS from the coding sequence GTGACGCGTCGTACGGTGATCAAGGCCGCGGGGGCCGGGACGTTGGCGAGCGGGGTGACCGTGCCCAGCGGGCTGAGCGCGCCCGCCGCGGCCGCCTCCCGGGCGCGGGACACCGACGTCCTGGTGGTCGTGGAGAAGAGCAGCCACGCCGTGAGCTTCTACGACGTCGCTTCGGGACGGCGCCTGGACAGCGTGGAACTGCCCGACTACCCGCATGAGATGGTCGTCGACTCCGAGCGGCGCTTCGCCTACGTCGGGCACTACGGCGTCCGCATGTCCGCCACCGTCGGCGAGGGCGGCGCCGCCGTCCTCGCCGTCGACCTGGCCGAGCGGGCCCTGGCCAGGACCATCGACACCCGCCCGTTCAACCGCATCCACGGCATGGGCATCGACGGCCAGGACCGCCTGTACGCCCTGAGCGAGGAGAAGGCGGTCCTGCTCGGCTTCGACAACCCCGCCACCGACACGGCCCCGACCCGGGCGGTGCCCACGCACGGTGTCAAGACGCACCTCTTCTCGCTCAGCCGCGACGGCGAACGGGCCTACGTCACCGACTTGTTGTCGCACACCGTGAGCCTCGTCCGCCCCCACGACGCGGCGGTCCCCCCGCTCCTGGCGACCCCCGGCCAACTGCCCGAGAGCAGCTGCCTGAGCCGGGACGAGAAGACCCTGTTCGTCGGCGCCCGCAAGAGCGGTTCCCTGGTCGCCGTGGACGCGCGCACCATGAAGGTGCGCCGGAGCCGCACGGTCGGGGGAGACCCCCTGCGTGTCTACACCGTCGACGACGAAAGGGTGTTGGCGACGGACATCGCCGCCAACACCCTCACCCTGTTCAGCGCCGACCTGCGACCGATCCGCTCCCTCCACCTGGACGGAACCCCGGCCGCCGTGTCGTTCCACCCCACGAAGCCACGCGCGTACGTCTCCCAGCTGGGCAACAACCGGATCACCGTCGTCGACCTGGACCGGCTCGCGATCGTCGGCGGCTTCGCCACCCAGCTCGAACCGGACTCCTCCGTGCTGCTCCCCGCGACCTCGTAG
- a CDS encoding DUF1707 SHOCT-like domain-containing protein — protein sequence MSHDLPDLRASHEDRDRVVDALRVAAGDGRLDAEELDMRLERALSAKTLGELADLTTDLPGAPAAKGKDVLVVDQHGGKFVREGRWSVPSRIELRTAECRVTLDFTHAVLTSDVLRIETDMAHGKLVLVGSPDIVMDTDGLNLTYSKIKLRPKNTVAKPRLRIELVGKLLHAKIVERRK from the coding sequence ATGTCGCATGACCTGCCCGACCTGAGGGCATCGCACGAAGACCGTGACCGCGTCGTGGATGCGCTGCGCGTCGCCGCCGGTGACGGCCGACTCGACGCGGAGGAACTCGACATGCGCCTCGAACGCGCGCTGTCGGCCAAGACGCTCGGCGAACTCGCCGACCTCACCACCGATCTGCCGGGCGCACCCGCCGCCAAGGGCAAGGACGTGCTCGTGGTCGACCAGCACGGCGGCAAGTTCGTACGGGAGGGGCGCTGGTCGGTGCCCTCGCGCATCGAGCTCCGTACGGCGGAGTGCCGCGTCACCCTCGACTTCACGCACGCCGTGCTCACTTCGGACGTGCTGCGCATCGAGACGGACATGGCGCACGGCAAGCTGGTCCTCGTCGGCTCGCCGGACATCGTGATGGACACCGACGGACTCAACCTCACCTACTCCAAGATCAAGCTCCGCCCCAAGAACACCGTCGCCAAGCCCCGCCTGCGCATCGAACTCGTCGGGAAGCTCCTGCACGCGAAGATCGTCGAACGGCGCAAGTGA
- a CDS encoding DinB family protein, protein MTHLPQGHIARRRAELFEAAPAVDGAAAPTGAADRFTGPATGDERALLVGFLAAQRTTLALKCAGLGAELAQRSVAPSTLSLLGLVRHLADVERRWFRSVLAAADAPSLFSSPAEPDADFTGALPDAALAAAAWDAWHAEVAFAERFVTDAPHLDVEGTDSWRGTVSLRWVLVHMIEEYARHNGHADLLRERIDGAIGL, encoded by the coding sequence ATGACACACCTTCCCCAGGGACACATCGCCCGGCGGCGAGCCGAACTCTTCGAAGCCGCCCCGGCCGTCGACGGCGCGGCGGCGCCGACCGGCGCCGCGGACCGGTTCACCGGCCCCGCCACCGGCGACGAGCGCGCGCTGCTCGTCGGATTCCTCGCGGCGCAGCGGACGACGCTCGCGCTGAAGTGCGCGGGCCTCGGCGCGGAGTTGGCGCAGCGGTCGGTCGCCCCCTCCACGCTCTCCCTGCTCGGCCTGGTTCGGCACCTCGCCGACGTGGAACGCCGCTGGTTCCGGAGCGTGCTCGCCGCGGCGGACGCGCCGTCCCTGTTCTCCTCACCGGCCGAACCCGACGCGGACTTCACCGGTGCGCTGCCCGACGCCGCCCTCGCCGCGGCGGCCTGGGACGCCTGGCACGCCGAAGTCGCCTTCGCCGAGCGTTTCGTGACCGACGCGCCCCACCTCGACGTGGAGGGAACGGACTCCTGGCGCGGCACCGTGTCCCTGCGCTGGGTCCTCGTGCACATGATCGAGGAGTACGCGCGCCACAACGGCCACGCCGACCTGCTGCGCGAGCGGATCGACGGGGCGATCGGCCTCTGA
- a CDS encoding dihydrofolate reductase family protein: MKLVVQEFLSLDGVSQGPGAPDEDTSDGFTRGGWFVPHMDEEFVDLVGTWLGEADALLFGRRTYENFARDWPTMTDHPFAPIMNGLPKYVAAHSPVEADWDPTTILSGEAPAQVAELKKQPGRELQIHGSALLAQSLLAAGLVDTFRLAIAPVVVGKGRRLFPDGGAPAGLRLVDQRTTPGGLSVHTFEAAGLPEYGHYGAGAQAP; the protein is encoded by the coding sequence ATGAAGCTGGTCGTGCAGGAGTTTCTGTCGCTCGACGGTGTGTCGCAGGGGCCGGGGGCCCCGGACGAGGACACGAGTGACGGGTTCACGCGGGGCGGCTGGTTCGTGCCGCACATGGACGAGGAGTTCGTGGACCTCGTCGGTACGTGGCTCGGTGAGGCCGACGCGCTGTTGTTCGGCCGCCGGACGTACGAGAACTTCGCGCGGGACTGGCCGACGATGACCGACCACCCCTTCGCCCCGATCATGAACGGGCTGCCGAAGTACGTGGCCGCCCACAGCCCGGTCGAGGCCGACTGGGATCCGACCACCATCCTGTCCGGGGAGGCCCCCGCCCAGGTCGCCGAGCTGAAGAAGCAGCCGGGGCGGGAGCTGCAGATCCACGGCAGTGCCCTGCTGGCCCAGTCCCTGCTGGCCGCCGGGCTTGTCGACACCTTCCGGCTCGCCATCGCCCCGGTCGTCGTGGGCAAGGGACGACGGCTGTTCCCGGACGGCGGCGCGCCGGCCGGGCTGCGGCTCGTCGACCAGCGGACGACGCCGGGTGGCCTGTCGGTGCACACCTTCGAGGCGGCGGGCCTTCCGGAGTACGGGCACTACGGGGCCGGGGCCCAGGCCCCGTGA
- a CDS encoding alpha/beta hydrolase, which produces MTDRHAPARPHRIPTPRAAAPPFDPELSPVLDALGREAWEPMTPANLPARQARDAAARPRPTAKELRADGRFEVAELRVPGPAGGPDVTLVSARPAGVVGPLPLLYYLHGGALVMGNAWSVLPRILREWVLPLNLAVVSVEYRLAPDAQYPAPLEDCYAGLVWAVAHAADLGIDADRVVIGGKSAGGGLAAALALLARDRGGPRALGQLLLCPMLDDRDHTFSSRQMTGIGMWDLTSNATAWRAYLGDRYGAADLPPYAAPARATDLSGLPPAYIDVGSAEMFRDEDVAYAHALWQAGGQAELHVWSGGYHGFDGIAPRAALTKDARDARTRWLRRLLTQSGYRPGAPDRPADGKPDDCCSGTGSPGAPTDQ; this is translated from the coding sequence ATGACTGACCGTCACGCGCCCGCGCGGCCGCACCGGATCCCGACGCCTCGGGCAGCGGCACCGCCCTTCGACCCCGAACTGAGCCCCGTCCTCGACGCCTTGGGCCGGGAGGCGTGGGAGCCGATGACCCCGGCCAACCTTCCGGCACGGCAGGCGCGGGACGCCGCGGCCAGGCCCAGGCCGACGGCGAAGGAGCTGCGCGCCGACGGGCGGTTCGAGGTGGCGGAGCTGCGGGTGCCGGGGCCGGCGGGCGGCCCTGACGTCACGCTGGTGAGCGCACGGCCCGCGGGAGTCGTCGGGCCGCTGCCCCTGCTGTACTACCTGCACGGCGGCGCCCTGGTCATGGGCAACGCGTGGTCCGTGCTGCCGCGGATCCTCCGGGAGTGGGTGCTGCCGCTGAACCTGGCCGTCGTCTCGGTCGAGTACCGGCTCGCGCCCGACGCGCAGTACCCGGCGCCGCTGGAGGACTGCTACGCCGGACTCGTCTGGGCGGTGGCGCACGCGGCCGACCTCGGCATCGACGCGGACCGCGTCGTCATCGGCGGCAAGAGCGCGGGAGGCGGGCTCGCCGCGGCGCTCGCCCTCCTCGCCCGGGACCGGGGCGGCCCGAGGGCGCTGGGGCAACTGCTGCTGTGCCCGATGCTCGACGACCGCGACCACACGTTCTCCAGCCGTCAGATGACGGGCATCGGCATGTGGGACCTCACCTCCAACGCGACGGCGTGGCGGGCGTACCTCGGTGACCGGTACGGCGCCGCCGACCTGCCGCCGTACGCGGCCCCCGCCCGCGCCACGGACCTCTCCGGCCTGCCCCCGGCGTACATCGACGTCGGCTCGGCGGAGATGTTCCGCGACGAGGACGTGGCGTACGCGCACGCCCTCTGGCAGGCAGGCGGCCAGGCCGAACTGCACGTGTGGTCCGGCGGATACCACGGCTTCGACGGCATCGCGCCGCGCGCGGCACTCACCAAGGACGCCCGCGACGCCCGCACGCGCTGGCTCCGACGCCTCCTCACACAGTCCGGATACCGGCCCGGCGCCCCCGACCGTCCCGCCGACGGGAAACCCGACGACTGCTGCTCCGGGACCGGAAGCCCCGGAGCGCCCACGGACCAGTGA
- a CDS encoding serine/threonine-protein kinase: MNHPAEVFKALRADDPPLVADYRLAARLGAGGMGRVYLSHTRGGRPVAIKVVRPELADDPEFRRRFRREVEAARRVRGAYTAELIDADADGVPPWLATLYVPGPSLADAVARRGPLPVSAVLWLVAGVAEALQAIHGEGIVHRDLKPSNVLLAADGPRVIDFGISLASDITSHTVTGSAVGTPQFMAPEQASGGEVTAATDVFALGQTAAFAALGEPLYGDGPSVSVLYRIVHSEPDLSRVPEQLRPIIARCLVADPALRATPAEIVHWCRQRLGRDPGPGPEVWREVMGPELRVPGPVPDPTPVHTMALMAQPRPTGPGEQRARRRRTGLITAAALAAGALVLGGSTWTVLESRDGSGDRTAAGASPVGADASAESDGSSSRSDSEEGSRGSAPDGSKSDGSKSGGAESRESTESGTKGSTSDAPDPSRAIPYPFQWLDEKNSLNIKEPVERKDRKGDIRFVCNDTNCSLESDTSVITMLYGKPGATRDSCRIALRGADSRRLPLAAAAAGSEICVKHPSGDIALLVVQVKSTALPKSGISFLTADMTVWRA, encoded by the coding sequence ATGAACCATCCGGCTGAGGTGTTCAAGGCACTGCGGGCGGACGATCCACCGCTGGTGGCCGACTACCGACTCGCGGCCAGGCTCGGCGCGGGCGGCATGGGCCGCGTCTATCTGTCGCACACGCGGGGCGGCCGCCCGGTGGCGATCAAGGTCGTCCGTCCCGAACTCGCCGACGACCCGGAGTTCCGGCGGCGGTTCCGCCGGGAGGTGGAGGCCGCCCGCCGGGTCCGGGGGGCCTACACGGCCGAGCTGATCGACGCCGACGCGGACGGCGTACCGCCGTGGCTGGCCACGCTGTACGTACCCGGGCCCTCCCTCGCGGATGCCGTCGCGCGACGCGGGCCGCTGCCGGTGTCCGCGGTGCTGTGGCTGGTGGCGGGGGTGGCCGAGGCGCTACAGGCCATCCACGGCGAGGGCATCGTGCACCGGGACCTCAAACCGTCCAACGTGCTGCTGGCCGCCGACGGGCCGCGGGTCATCGACTTCGGCATCTCGCTCGCCTCCGACATCACCTCGCACACCGTCACGGGCTCCGCCGTCGGCACCCCTCAGTTCATGGCTCCCGAGCAGGCGTCCGGGGGTGAGGTCACGGCGGCGACCGACGTCTTCGCGCTGGGGCAGACGGCGGCGTTCGCGGCGCTCGGTGAGCCGCTGTACGGGGACGGCCCCTCGGTCAGCGTGCTGTACCGGATCGTGCACTCAGAGCCCGACCTGTCCCGGGTGCCCGAGCAGTTGCGCCCGATCATCGCCCGGTGCCTGGTCGCCGACCCCGCGCTGCGGGCCACACCGGCGGAGATCGTCCACTGGTGCCGCCAGCGGCTCGGCCGGGACCCGGGCCCCGGGCCGGAGGTCTGGCGGGAGGTCATGGGACCGGAGTTGAGGGTTCCGGGGCCGGTCCCCGACCCCACTCCCGTGCACACGATGGCGCTCATGGCACAGCCCCGGCCGACGGGGCCGGGCGAGCAGCGGGCACGCAGGAGACGTACCGGGCTGATCACGGCCGCGGCCCTGGCTGCGGGCGCACTGGTGCTCGGCGGCTCGACATGGACGGTCCTGGAGTCGCGGGACGGGTCCGGTGACCGTACGGCCGCCGGGGCGTCTCCGGTCGGCGCGGACGCGTCTGCCGAGTCGGACGGGTCCTCGTCGCGGTCGGACTCCGAGGAAGGGTCGCGCGGGTCCGCGCCGGACGGCTCGAAGTCGGACGGCTCGAAGTCGGGTGGGGCGGAGTCCCGGGAGTCGACCGAGTCGGGGACCAAGGGATCCACGTCGGACGCGCCCGATCCGTCACGCGCCATCCCGTACCCCTTCCAGTGGCTGGACGAGAAGAACTCGCTCAACATCAAGGAGCCGGTCGAACGCAAGGACCGCAAGGGCGACATCCGCTTCGTCTGCAACGACACCAACTGCTCGCTGGAGAGCGACACGAGCGTCATCACCATGCTGTACGGCAAGCCGGGCGCCACCCGCGATTCCTGCCGCATCGCCCTGCGCGGTGCCGACAGCCGCCGCCTCCCCCTGGCCGCAGCGGCGGCGGGCAGCGAGATCTGCGTCAAGCACCCCTCCGGGGACATCGCGCTGCTCGTGGTCCAGGTGAAGTCGACGGCGCTGCCGAAGAGCGGAATCAGCTTCTTGACCGCCGACATGACGGTGTGGCGGGCATAG
- a CDS encoding dienelactone hydrolase family protein, which produces MTTVRGQRDDLLGDFSRRTVDVDGVSKTVYVCGSGPAVVLMPEMPGISPDLARFARWVRDAGFSVYMPSLFGIDGAYPLVKEGQAVVRRACVSAEFRAFAGGGTSPVVSWLRGLARIAHAERGGPGVGAVGLCFTGNFALTMALEPAVIAPVVNHPSLPLDDPGALEIGAEDAVAVAERVARDGLKVLAYRFADDKWCTGQRFAAYRALLGDAFDGRVLPDEVARTDPPPFFRDSVGCAHSVVTAHLVDEEGHPTVRARDEIIAFLAERLGAQVAAPDTRH; this is translated from the coding sequence ATGACAACCGTGCGAGGACAACGTGACGACCTCCTGGGGGACTTCTCCCGCAGGACCGTCGACGTCGATGGCGTCAGCAAGACCGTGTACGTGTGCGGGTCGGGACCGGCCGTCGTCCTGATGCCGGAGATGCCGGGCATCAGCCCCGACCTCGCGCGGTTCGCGCGCTGGGTGCGCGACGCGGGCTTCTCGGTCTATATGCCGTCCCTGTTCGGGATCGACGGCGCCTATCCGCTCGTCAAGGAGGGCCAGGCCGTCGTCCGCCGTGCCTGTGTCAGCGCCGAGTTCCGGGCGTTCGCCGGTGGTGGCACCAGCCCCGTCGTCTCCTGGTTGCGCGGTCTCGCCCGCATCGCGCACGCCGAGCGCGGCGGGCCCGGTGTCGGCGCCGTGGGCCTGTGTTTCACCGGCAACTTCGCCCTGACGATGGCACTGGAGCCCGCCGTCATCGCGCCGGTGGTCAACCATCCGTCGCTGCCGCTCGACGACCCCGGCGCCCTGGAGATCGGCGCCGAGGACGCTGTCGCCGTGGCCGAACGCGTCGCGCGCGACGGCCTGAAGGTCCTCGCGTACCGCTTCGCCGACGACAAGTGGTGCACGGGCCAACGCTTCGCGGCCTACCGCGCGCTGCTCGGCGACGCGTTCGACGGCCGGGTCCTGCCGGACGAGGTGGCCCGCACGGACCCCCCGCCGTTCTTCCGCGACAGCGTCGGCTGCGCCCACAGCGTCGTCACCGCGCACCTCGTCGACGAGGAGGGCCACCCGACCGTGCGCGCCCGCGACGAGATCATCGCGTTCCTCGCCGAACGGCTCGGAGCACAGGTCGCCGCCCCGGACACCCGCCACTGA